GTTGTTTCCTCAAACTAATTAGTTATTGTCTAAAACAGGAATCATTGTTGATTATTTCAAGGACCATTACGGAAATTATACACAATGGTTTGTTTGTATAAAAGTACTTGAGGACTGAAAGTTCCTCAATGCAGATAAGATGTTTGTAGTCAAAGTTATgcttaaaatgttttaaaagtggAATCAGGAAAATACTTCCTAAAATATTATTTAGGCGGTCAAGTAGAAATATAACACACATCCCGATGTGTATATGTCTTTGCTATGTGTAATTCAGTTATTAAAAGATCTAAAAATAGGACGctagaatataaaatatattatggtgtaaatgtacatacatgtatgtatctttACATGTATCCTGAGTTATTGTTTTAGTTTACGAACATACATTGCGATTGCTGTTTTATTCGATTTtgagttattgtttgtttgacaaACGacattattgattttaaatgtgAATGCATTGTATGGTTAGTCTGACTTAaatttcaatacaaaatatcttTAATCATTTCCTTCATGTTGAGAAGTATGATTCATGTAATGATAGTGTTATATTAGGCAACCAGTGAATATTTCATGCGTGACGTTTTGATGATTAGTATAATGTGTACACTATCATTATCATCAGATAAACGACCAGGCAGCATAAGTGAACAAAGGTGTAAACAAGGTAAAATTTATCTTCGAATTGAAAGTCAAAGATCGATGCTCGATATCGACACTGCTGATTATACAACACTATGCTAAACCATAGTAATTGATCCGAAATGACTCGATCTCGTTACTATTTCCCTAATACCTAGTCATATATGAGAATCATCAGCAACAAACACCACCAACAACAAGGTTTGTCTTtcatataatacattgtactctgtattttattttcaaacagtACTTTGTTGTGGCAAGAAACAATACTACTGATCAAAGATCGTTTGAAATGTTTTATCACAAACTACTGAAAATCTGGAAATATTAATTCTAAATTGGCCTTCAAATCTCAATTCAATTGTGAAATATAAAAGTCCTTTTTATTATTTCGCACATTTTATTTCTAGGTTGAAGGGcattattttatgtattatCATTTCCAAATTTTGTAGACGAGTGCACGCGATAACACTTGTATGTATCCAATAAAAACTACGTATACTGTTAATTACGTTAAAAGGTACTATATATGTTGTGTACCCATTTTGCAGCTGGTCCTTTCATAATAATTTACTGTCGATAAAATCATTCTAGTAATTTATGATTTGTAGATCCAATTGTGTAATTACTTTTGATACGTtatcaatgaattattttatcatcTTGATATTAGTTATTAATCAGGTAATTATCTCAGAGACgataaaatttgtatatagCTATCCATGACTGTGGACCACTGCATTATTTCTCACTTACTACTCAAATGACATTCCTATTGAGGCAACTTTCGTCCTTAACTGACACTATTCTTGACCAGGAAGAATTTGACAAAAAAACATACGAAAACCAACttaaattatatcaatttatttgaaaattaaaacattcaaaactccgattaaaaaataagatattaatatCTTAAGTACAAATTTAGGTTGCAAAGTAACGTATTAATTGACACAGgaacatttgtatgtatacaatcAAAATATGTTTGGACATACTATAAAGACAATCAAAACACAGGTTATAATATGAAACAAAACTTCTTATTACAAAGCTTTACAAAACGATATTCCCTGTTAACGCATTCCATCAACATACTCTATAGAATATACACACTTCATTATATTGAATATTGACTAATGTGTAGATTGATACGTAACATTATGTTTCATGGGTAAGCTGACGCTGTTATAATAACCTTACAAGTAGGAATTGTGAAATTTCTAAGTTCTATGCCAGTCTTACCTCCTAACTTCTATTACACTAAACAGCATGATGCGATATCAGCGTCAAATTACATGAGGTGTCCTAAACCTTAAATCAGGACGATGACTTCACTATTCTAATGTGTAGATTGATACGTAACATTATGTTTCATGGGTAAGCTGACGCTGTAATAAATAACCTTGCAAGCTTACAAGTGTCCAAAACCGTTAATCAGCACTATAATGCGGACAGTATTCGTCAATGTTCTAAGTGGGCTAAACACGACTATTATGAACACACGAGACTACGGCGGTACTCATCATCAGtatacaaaacctatagaagTAAGGCCATCCTTACATAATCAAGCTATCtatacattattgtacgagCTACACCAATACAAAACCAAAATTAAGCAGCAAACTTCAGACGAAatcattaacaaaatatatctcaTCACTCACAACGAAACAATTAGACTAAGGTAAAAATGCAGGTTCTATTGAACATTTGATTTTGCCGACAAACACTAAGAACATGCTTTAGCTTACAGGCGAACAGTAAAAACCGGACAATGGTCTAGGTTTTTGTCACTTTTACCACCTTACTTgcatacaaaacaaataaaccaTGATCAGCGTTAAAGTGTCATGCaatgtttggtttggtttatgtatttttctttctattaacagccagggtcatgtaaggacggcctcccgtgtatgtgatgtgttatatgcgagatgcgtgtttttggagatggtggtatgttcgtgttgtatcgtcttgtatagtggaactcttgtcatTTCTTACTGTGTGATGTCACTGTAAAATGCCACAGAAGACAtcgagcaacacaccccaccggtcacattatacggcAGACAGAACCCAGACACTACCTCAAAGGGGCGAACGCCATTCGAATCTCAAATTCAGTCGCCTTAACATCACCCAATAGAGGCAGCGGGTACAATTCTAGcgtcctacctgcagggccaatcaCGAGGCGTCCAAACCTTAACTAGATGCAAAATGATCCGAATCGTTCCTTATTACAGGTAAAGTAATACTATCAAGGGAACTAAAACTTTATCAGTTTCAATGGGGAGGTTTTACAATGTCATTCAAATACCTCCAGAAAACAACATTCCCCTGCTCGTCGTGCGGATATTCAATATAGAAGTTTCTGTTTATCAGGTCCATCATCGTCAGCGGGAGGTCTTCCGGTCTTACATTACCATAGAACACCAAGAACAGAACAGACGCCCCTTTCCTCGCATAAATGCTCTCCATACGAGCTATATTGAATTGATATTCGCACATGCTGCATTTCATATAGCTTTCGGATACTATTACAATAGTTTTTCTGCTCTTTCGAATGGCTGTTGCCAGATGTTCAAAAATAGATTCTCCTGCTTGAAAGTTCCGCTGGAGTGTACACAGGTTTAAGTCATAGGTATTTTCAAGATTTTGCAAAAGGTCTTGATAAACAAAGCATTCATCTTCTTCAGAATGTGATACAAAAGCATCATAGCGATATTCGTCATTGTTCGTAGTCAAAGTGACGTATTccatatattttgattttgtcatataatatacataccTTATCCTCCATCGATAACGATATACGATACCAGAGAGGATCAAAGAGACGGCTAGGAATACAGCAACGCCCACTATCAAACCAGTATATTTGTGGCAAGATTTCATTAAGTCTGTCACAACATCTTCAAAATCTGAAAAATTCCTGATGTTTTCATCTGGGAATTGGCATTGATATCTTTGAAAGTCATCAAATTTATCCCTCTTGTCGCCAAGCCATTGCAGGAATTCCAGTGTTTCACAAGAACATTGtagtttatttccatataagtTAACTGTTAGATTATGACTCCTACCACCGTCTATTTGTTTCCGGGTTTGTTTGCTTAATAGGGATAGGCGATTTTTAGAAAGATTTAAGTATTGCAAATTATTCATGTGTTCAAATTTTAGGTCGAATGTGAGCATTTCATTATTactaatatttaatatttgaagTTCATTTTGATTCTTAAGCAAAAGGTTCGGAACTTCTTGAATTCTATTCCATGATAAGTCCAATACTTTCAGGTGTACGAGACGACGGAAAATGTTTCCATTTCCATCGGTCTTCAGAACATTTCCCAGTAGATTGTCGTGTAAAAGGAGTTCTTCTAAGTTTTCAGAATGGTCAAAGAAACTAtctgatatatatgtacaaaagtTATTGGATCCGTCAATAATCTTTACCTTGTTAATGTTTAGCATTGTTCCTTTCCAAGAGTGTAATAGGTTTCCATGAAGGTCAACACGGGTTAAGTTGTTTGGCCCAAGAGGAACAGTTCCTATTTCATAATCTAAAACGCATTCAAAGAAAATCAACTCTCTAAGGTTAGTTGGAACAGGGAATGTACGTGCTTGTGTCAAACTGGTGTGTATCGCAGAAGACGTCTGCCAGATGTTATTACTGTGTTTATATGAAAAGAGTCGGTTTTGGTTGATTGATTTACTTCCTTGTAAATGGTTAAATTTAGGTGGGGGCGCCCTCCAGTCATCACAATCCATAGAACCAGTGTCGGGGTCATGCGATATGTATTGTCTGCTACCGTCAAAGTACTCTAAATTAACAGCGCTGGCAAATTCAAATACGTAAGAACCAAATGTAAGTCTATTCCTGTTTGCCGAAATGAATCGTAAACTTTTTGGTAATAACGAAATAACACCAAACTCCGGAAGGGACAATCTATTATTGTTTAAGTATAATCTCGTAAGGTATGTATGGTTCCTCAAGTTTACGACATCAGCTACATATATCGAAGTTCCTGGCCCATAGTCACAATGGATCCTACTTATATCTAGGGTATGGATGGGTAAAGCCTTCAAATCACTCGTCAAGTTTGACATCACGCCAAATGTTAGTCTGTCATTGTTAGATACATTTAAAAAGTATAACTGAGTGAGCTTGAGGAACGTTCCGTTTTCAATAAAGCGAATCTGACAATAAGACAAACTTAGATTACGCACAGATGTCACGTTCTCAAAGTAATTAGATCGTAAGATCGGTAATTCACAAGTGGCTGCTTCATTACCTAAATCTAGTACTTCTAGGTGTAGTAGATCCTTGAATTCGCTTGGAAATCCTGTTTGATCTACCCCGTCCAGTAGGCATGTCGTAAGCATCGCAATATCTCCTATACTCACTGGATATGACAAATTATCTGGATGTAATGTATTTAACACATTGTTACCTTGTAAATTGAGATATGATAAACTTTTCAATCCTTT
This genomic window from Argopecten irradians isolate NY chromosome 4, Ai_NY, whole genome shotgun sequence contains:
- the LOC138321159 gene encoding toll-like receptor 4 isoform X2, with amino-acid sequence MAAVRVICVALTVVMMVTANGHTGMSDHQHCVSDVRCRCNVSDGTGLVADCSNLNMSSIPKFYSNVTKILLQRNNIKHLKIEDRQFPRSVLYLDISENKLETFVDNPFRSMDSLVYLDLSNNLFKYMPNVFPRNVFKGLKSLSYLNLQGNNVLNTLHPDNLSYPVSIGDIAMLTTCLLDGVDQTGFPSEFKDLLHLEVLDLGNEAATCELPILRSNYFENVTSVRNLSLSYCQIRFIENGTFLKLTQLYFLNVSNNDRLTFGVMSNLTSDLKALPIHTLDISRIHCDYGPGTSIYVADVVNLRNHTYLTRLYLNNNRLSLPEFGVISLLPKSLRFISANRNRLTFGSYVFEFASAVNLEYFDGSRQYISHDPDTGSMDCDDWRAPPPKFNHLQGSKSINQNRLFSYKHSNNIWQTSSAIHTSLTQARTFPVPTNLRELIFFECVLDYEIGTVPLGPNNLTRVDLHGNLLHSWKGTMLNINKVKIIDGSNNFCTYISDSFFDHSENLEELLLHDNLLGNVLKTDGNGNIFRRLVHLKVLDLSWNRIQEVPNLLLKNQNELQILNISNNEMLTFDLKFEHMNNLQYLNLSKNRLSLLSKQTRKQIDGGRSHNLTVNLYGNKLQCSCETLEFLQWLGDKRDKFDDFQRYQCQFPDENIRNFSDFEDVVTDLMKSCHKYTGLIVGVAVFLAVSLILSGIVYRYRWRIRYVYYMTKSKYMEYVTLTTNNDEYRYDAFVSHSEEDECFVYQDLLQNLENTYDLNLCTLQRNFQAGESIFEHLATAIRKSRKTIVIVSESYMKCSMCEYQFNIARMESIYARKGASVLFLVFYGNVRPEDLPLTMMDLINRNFYIEYPHDEQGNVVFWRYLNDIVKPPH
- the LOC138321159 gene encoding toll-like receptor 4 isoform X3 codes for the protein MMVTANGHTGMSDHQHCVSDVRCRCNVSDGTGLVADCSNLNMSSIPKFYSNVTKILLQRNNIKHLKIEDRQFPRSVLYLDISENKLETFVDNPFRSMDSLVYLDLSNNLFKYMPNVFPRNVFKGLKSLSYLNLQGNNVLNTLHPDNLSYPVSIGDIAMLTTCLLDGVDQTGFPSEFKDLLHLEVLDLGNEAATCELPILRSNYFENVTSVRNLSLSYCQIRFIENGTFLKLTQLYFLNVSNNDRLTFGVMSNLTSDLKALPIHTLDISRIHCDYGPGTSIYVADVVNLRNHTYLTRLYLNNNRLSLPEFGVISLLPKSLRFISANRNRLTFGSYVFEFASAVNLEYFDGSRQYISHDPDTGSMDCDDWRAPPPKFNHLQGSKSINQNRLFSYKHSNNIWQTSSAIHTSLTQARTFPVPTNLRELIFFECVLDYEIGTVPLGPNNLTRVDLHGNLLHSWKGTMLNINKVKIIDGSNNFCTYISDSFFDHSENLEELLLHDNLLGNVLKTDGNGNIFRRLVHLKVLDLSWNRIQEVPNLLLKNQNELQILNISNNEMLTFDLKFEHMNNLQYLNLSKNRLSLLSKQTRKQIDGGRSHNLTVNLYGNKLQCSCETLEFLQWLGDKRDKFDDFQRYQCQFPDENIRNFSDFEDVVTDLMKSCHKYTGLIVGVAVFLAVSLILSGIVYRYRWRIRYVYYMTKSKYMEYVTLTTNNDEYRYDAFVSHSEEDECFVYQDLLQNLENTYDLNLCTLQRNFQAGESIFEHLATAIRKSRKTIVIVSESYMKCSMCEYQFNIARMESIYARKGASVLFLVFYGNVRPEDLPLTMMDLINRNFYIEYPHDEQGNVVFWRYLNDIVKPPH